The following coding sequences lie in one Arachis hypogaea cultivar Tifrunner chromosome 4, arahy.Tifrunner.gnm2.J5K5, whole genome shotgun sequence genomic window:
- the LOC112796839 gene encoding kinesin-like protein KIN-10B, translating into MATLGSKVRVIVRVRPFLPQEISSKNGDPVPCVSVLDQDFESAEDEVAVYLKDPQTSRKECYQLDSFFGVEDNNVGQIFSKEVSPMIPGIFSGCNATVFAYGATGSGKTYTMQGTKDQPGLMTLAMSMILSICRNNGRTANISYYEVYMDRCYDLLEVKAKEISVWDDKDGEIHLRGLSQVPINTMSEFHDVFSSGVQRRKVAHTGLNDVSSRSHAVLMISVSTPSADGTGAAVFGKLNLIDLAGNEDNRRTCNEGIRLQESGKINQSLFALSNVIYALNNNKPRVPYRESKLTRILQDSLGGTSRALMVACLNPGEYQESVHTVSLAARSRHVSNFVPSAQKQETPKVKVDMEAKLKAWLESKGKTKSSQRFAASISLFPRKTPSSVKISAKRCVTFDSSVKEGRTGINESAQHTKESAFAVSFGNLLDSADPFNTCLEENENCGVKSNDKQESEHYTNKSSWEPCKNLPAEPLAKVMNSPITNESKNAAQSPLKKPFSPLNISVNQKPLEAFSFSQTPSTETCSANKGKILKNDTPLDKFSTRSSALKNTLVQEYIDFLNNASREELLKLKGIGEKMAEYIIDLREESPLKSLSDLEKIGLSSKQAHNLFTRAAKKLFEEKATDSILG; encoded by the exons ATGGCTACTCTTGGCTCCAAGGTCAGAGTGATAGTCAGGGTTAGACCCTTTCTTCCTCAAGAGATCTCTTCAAAAAATGGCGACCCAGTTCCGTGTGTCTCCGTCCTGGACCAAGATTTCGAGTCTGCAGAAGATGAAGTTGCCGTTTATCTCAAAGATCCACAAACCAG CCGAAAGGAGTGCTACCAATTGGACTCATTCTTTGGGGTAGAAGATAATAATGTGGGTCAGATATTCAGCAAAGAAGTGAGCCCTATGATACCTGGAATCTTCAGTGGCTGCAACGCCACAGTTTTCGCTTATGGAGCCACTGGCAGTGGCAAGACATACACCATGCAG GGGACTAAGGACCAACCTGGCTTGATGACACTGGCTATGTCTATGATACTGTCCATTTGCCGAAACAATGGCAGGACTGCAAATATTTCATACTATGAGGTCTACATGGACAGATGCTATGACCTTTTGGAGGTCAAAGCAAAAGAGATTTCAGTTTGGGATGACAAAGATGGCGAAATCCACCTCCGTGGACTCTCTCAGGTTCCCATAAACACAATGTCTGAGTTTCATGATGTTTTCTCGAGCGGAGTTCAGCGGCGTAAAGTTGCTCACACTGGCCTCAATGATGTCTCTAGTAGGAGCCATGCAGTCCTTATGATCTCTGTCTCCACTCCTTCTGCTGATGGCACTGGAGCAGCTGTATTCGGAAAGTTGAATCTCATTGACTTGGCAG GTAACGAAGACAACAGAAGGACCTGCAATGAAGGGATTCGTCTCCAAGAGAGTGGTAAGATAAACCAATCCTTGTTTGCACTGTCAAATGTGATCTATGcattaaacaacaacaaaccaCGAGTTCCCTACCGCGAAAGCAAATTGACCCGCATATTGCAAGACTCTTTAGGGGGAACTAGTCGTGCATTGATGGTCGCTTGCCTG AATCCAGGAGAATACCAGGAATCTGTTCATACTGTTAGTTTGGCTGCTAGATCAAGGCATGTGTCTAATTTTGTGCCTTCAGCTCAAAAACAAGAGACTCCAAAAGTTAAAGTGGACATGGAAGCCAAACTGAAAGCTTGGCTAGAATCAAAAGGCAAAACGAAGAGTTCACAAAGATTTGCTGCATCTATCTCTCTGTTTCCAAGAAAAACTCCAAGTTCGGTCAAAATCTCTGCTAAGAGATGTGTTACTTTCGATAGTTCAGTGAAGGAAGGAAGAACTGGAATTAATGAATCGGCACAACATACAAAAGAAAG TGCCTTTGCTGTGTCGTTTGGAAATCTACTGGATAGTGCAGATCCGTTCAATACTTGCTTGGAGGAG AATGAGAATTGTGGTGTTAAAAGCAACGATAAGCAAGAATCTGAGCATTATACCAATAAATCTTCATGGGAGCCATGTAAAAATCTCCCTG CTGAGCCATTGGCCAAGGTGATGAACTCGCCAATTACAAATGAGAGCAAAAATGCAGCCCAAAGTCCTTTAAAAAAACCCTTTTCCCCTCTCAACATCAGTGTTAATCAAAAGCCCCTTGAAGCATTCTCTTTCTCACAAACACCTTCTACAGAAACCTGCTCTGCTAACAAAGGGAAAATACTAAAGAATGACACTCCGCTTGATAAATTCAGTACACGAAGTTCTGCGTTGAAG AATACTCTAGTTCAAGAATACATTGATTTCTTAAACAATGCAAGCAG AGAGGAACTACTAAAGTTAAAG GGCATAGGAGAGAAGATGGCAGAATATATAATAGACCTTAGGGAAGAAAGTCCGCTTAAATCG CTAAGTGACTTAGAGAAGATTGGCCTCTCTTCGAAGCAG GCCCATAACTTGTTCACTAGAGCTGCAAAGAAACTATTTGAAGAGAAAGCGACAGATTCAATACTCGGTTGA